In one window of Oryza sativa Japonica Group chromosome 9, ASM3414082v1 DNA:
- the LOC4346961 gene encoding uncharacterized protein encodes MAAARHRGGGTHAAPLLLVVLLLLSMGRLPRAAAVGLGGGLGELMTKVPFSPGDVLPVLPRQVSWPVMNTLHSAVDLLPSFVAAVAPGAAPSDAAWSGACFARNEAALELTPGDRNGTELSGAVLRLKTASAKSWTCMDLYVFATPYRITWDYYFAAREHTLEIKSWEEEAELEYVKQHGISVFLMPSGMLGTLLSLIDVLPLFSNTGWGQHSNLAFLEKHMGASFEKRSQPWVTTIRKEDIHSGDFLALSKIRGRWGAFETLEKWVTGAFAGHTAVCLKDEKGEVWVAESGFENEKGEEIIVIVPWDEWWAMALKDSSNPQIALLPLHPDVRARFNESAAWDYARSMVGKPYGYHNMIFSWIDTIGDNYPPPLDANLVMAVMSMWTRLQPLYAANMWNEALNKRLGTEGLDLHGIIVETERRGMSFDQLLTIPEQDEWVYSDGKSTTCVAFILAMYKEAGIFTPFAESIQVTEFTIRDAYMLKIFEDNQARLPSWCNTESDKLPFCQILGEYRMELPEYNTIEPYAKMNENCPSLPPTYKRPARC; translated from the exons atggcggccgcgcgccaccgcggcGGGGGCACCCACGCCGCCCCCCtactcctcgtcgtcctcctcctgcttTCCATGGGGCGGCTGCCGCGTGCCGCGGCGGTGGGGCTTGGGGGTGGCCTGGGGGAGCTGATGACGAAGGTGCCGTTCAGCCCCGGCGACGTGCTCCCGGTCCTGCCGAGGCAGGTGTCGTGGCCCGTGATGAACACGCTCCACAGCGCCGTCGACCTGCTGCCttccttcgtcgccgccgtggccccCGGGGCGGCCCCCTCCGacgcggcgtggagcggcgcCTGCTTCGCCCGGAACGAGGCCGCGCTCGAGCTCACCCCCGGAGATCGCAACGGGACCGAGCTGAGCGGCGCCGTGCTCCGACTCAAG ACTGCTTCAGCTAAGAGTTGGACATGCATGGATCTCTATGTGTTTGCAACACCATATAGGATAACATGGGATTACTATTTTGCTGCTCGAGAACACACTTTGGAGATTAAATCATGGGAAGAAGAAGCGGAACTGGAATAT GTGAAGCAACACGGCATCTCTGTTTTTCTCATGCCATCTGGGATGCTTGGAACTTTGTTATCTTTGATTGATGTCCTACCTTTGTTTTCCAATACTGGTTGGGGTCAACATTCCAACTTGGCCTTTTTGGAGAAGCATATGGGAGCTTCATTTGAGAAACGTTCTCAGCCTTGGGTTACTACTATTAGGAAGGAGGATATACATTCTGGTGATTTTTTGGCTCTATCGAAGATACGAGGACGCTGGGGTGCATTTGAGACACTAGAGAAATGGGTGACTGGTGCGTTTGCTGGGCACACCGCAGTTTGCTTGAAAGATGAGAAGGGTGAAGTTTGGGTTGCGGAATCAGGCTTTGAAAATGAAAAG GGAGAAGAAATTATTGTTATAGTTCCTTGGGATGAATGGTGGGCAATGGCACTCAAGGATTCGTCAAATCCTCAGATAGCCCTTCTACCACTACATCCTGATGTACGGGCCAGATTCAATGAAAGTGCAGCATGGGACTATGCTCGAAGCATGGTTGGAAAGCCTTATGGCTATCATAACATGATATTTAGCTGGATTGATACAATCGGAGACAATTATCCACCTCCTCTTGATGCAAACCTG GTGATGGCTGTTATGTCAATGTGGACTAGGTTACAACCGCTTTATGCTGCAAACATGTGGAATGAAGCCCTTAACAAACGACTTGGGACTGAG gggTTGGACCTTCATGGGATCATTGTTGAAACTGAAAGACGTGGGATGTCTTTTGATCAGTTGCTCACCATCCCTGAGCAAGATGAATGGGTTTACAGTGATGGTAAATCTACAACATGTGTTGCCTTTATTCTTGCAATGTACAAGGAGGCTGGAATATTCACGCCTTTTGCAGAGTCGATTCAGGTGACCGAGTTCACT ATACGCGACGCGTACATGCTCAAGATTTTCGAAGATAACCAGGCCAGACTTCCAAGCTGGTGCAACACAGAATCTGACAAGCTCCCCTTCTGCCAGATCCTGGGGGAGTACAGGATGGAGCTACCGGAGTACAACACAATAGAACCGTATGCCAAAATGAATGAGAACTGCCCATCTTTACCCCCAACGTACAAGCGGCCAGCGCGTTGCTGA
- the LOC4346962 gene encoding protein EDS1L: protein MPAAAALSDDDRLVVAHCAALSFPPASQPPPPPTTSSSSSGAGAGASFQVHHASHPYPCAAFAFPPSWSAAPGWAAAGRAAFGDAEVDPSLFPSLRSVGSGVPARANAAFLASFGALLDGSPLQSEVSRAVAEEKRIVFTGHSSGGSIATLAAIWFLETCTRRGSVNQAHPFCVTFGAPLVGDNTFNNAVRREGWSQCILNFVVPVDIIPRIPLTPLASATEGIQAVLDWLSPQTPNFSPSGMPLIISQFYENLLRSTLSIASYEACSFMGCTSSILGTLTSFIELSPYRPCGTYLFLTSSEQLAVLTNSDAVLQLLFYCLQLDPQQQLRDAAERSLSAHWQYEPIKQSMMQEIVCVDYLGVVSSTLPGRQMSSTIVGGLELSKEAMLSLSAAGQWEKQRETNQAKIDGASCTKIREALKSLNEYKRTCELHEVSYYDSFKLQREVHDFNANVSRLELAGLWDEIVEMLRRRELPDGFESRQDWVNLGTLYRRLVEPLDIANYYRHSKNEDTGSYLSKGRPRRYKYTQEWHEQSQRISFGSSLESCFWAMAEELQAEIANGKTFEDVRDRVVKLESDAHGWSMSGSLGKDIFLSRSSFVIWWKTLPENHRSASCIAKLVPW from the exons atgccggcggcggcggcgctgtccgACGACGACCGCCTGGTCGTCGCCCACTGCGCCGCGCTCTCCTTCCCACCCGCCTCccagccgccgccccctcccaccacctcctcctcctcctcgggcgccggcgcgggcgcctcCTTCCAGGTGCACCACGCGTCCCACCCGTACCCCTGCGCCGCCTTCGCGTTCCCGCCCTCCTGGTCCGCCGCGCCCGGCTGGGCCGCCGCGGGGCGCGCGGCGTTCGGGGACGCGGAGGTGGACCCGTCCCTCTTCCCGTCGCTCCGCAGCGTCGGGAGCGGCGTCCCCGCGCGCGCCAACGCCGCGTTCCTCGCCTCCTTCGGCGCCCTCCTCGACGGCTCGCCGCTCCAGTCCGAG GTATCTAGAGCTGTGGCAGAAGAGAAGCGTATTGTATTCACAGGCCATTCATCAGGGGGTTCAATAGCTACCCTTGCTGCCATATGGTTTCTTGAGACCTGCACCAGGAGAGGCAGTGTTAATCAGGCACACCCATTTTGTGTAACCTTTGGGGCTCCTCTTGTTGGAGACAATACCTTTAACAATGCTGTTCGAAGGGAGGGCTGGTCACAGTGTATTTTGAATTTTGTCGTGCCAGTAGACATCATCCCCCGCATACCACTTACTCCGCTTGCATCTGCCACAGAAGGAATTCAAGCTGTTCTGGATTGGTTATCCCCTCAAACTCCGAACTTCTCGCCTTCTGGGATGCCACTCATCATAAGTCAGTTTTATGAAAATTTACTGAGAAGCACACTTTCTATTGCGAGCTATGAGGCCTGTTCCTTCATGGGATGCACTAGCTCGATCTTAGGAACATTGACTTCCTTCATTGAGCTCTCCCCTTACAGACCCTGTGGGACTTATCTTTTCTTGACAAGCAGTGAACAGCTGGCCGTTCTGACAAATTCAGATGCTGTATTGCAGTTGCTATTTTACTGCCTTCAGTTGGATCCCCAGCAACAATTGCGTGATGCTGCTGAGAGAAGTTTAAGTGCTCATTGGCAATATGAACCAATTAAGCAAAGCATGATGCAAGAGATAGTTTGCGTGGATTACTTGGGAGTGGTTTCATCAACACTTCCTGGTAGGCAGATGAGTAGCACAATAGTTGGAGGCCTTGAACTG AGCAAGGAAGCTATGTTGAGCCTTTCTGCAGCTGGACAATGGGAGAAGCAAAGGGAGACAAACCAGGCAAAAATAGATGGTGCAAGCTGCACCAAAATTAGGGAAGCCCTCAAGTCTCTGAACGAGTACAAAAGGACATGTGAACTCCATGAAGTGAGCTACTATGATTCCTTCAAGCTTCAGCGTGAAGTACATGACTTTAATGCAAATGTTAGCAGGTTGGAACTAGCTGGACTCTGGGATGAGATAGTTGAAATGCTGCGAAGGCGTGAGCTGCCAGATGGTTTCGAAAGCCGACAAGATTGGGTGAATCTAGGAACCTTGTACCGCCGGTTGGTTGAGCCCTTAGACATTGCAAACTACTATAGGCATTCCAAGAACGAGGACACTGGCTCCTACCTCTCCAAGGGAAGGCCAAGACGTTACAAGTACACCCAGGAGTGGCACGAGCAGTCGCAGCGCATCTCCTTCGGTTCTAGCCTTGAGTCTTGCTTCTGGGCAATGGCTGAGGAACTCCAGGCTGAGATTGCTAACGGCAAAACATTCGAGGATGTGAGAGATAGAGTAGTTAAGCTTGAGAGTGATGCTCACGGATGGTCCATGTCTGGAAGTTTAGGGAAGGATATATTCCTGAGCCGTTCTTCTTTTGTGATTTGGTGGAAGACGCTCCCGGAGAACCACAGATCTGCATCATGCATCGCGAAACTTGTGCCCTGGTAA
- the LOC136351078 gene encoding uncharacterized protein — translation MDQEEEEERTHAIMEERDWSSLPLDVLAAVLEQLRWSSHPSFALSCRHWRSAVPPFYPAWITPLLLSTARVGAANLRYYSPYYHYTFEVVVASCDDDVARDAKICCATGRHLALEKPRLALDVHLVTGAVRQAPHAAYADHFDFVVYGGSGARRMFGIDAVLPLAVGYTSQIGDGDEGEWEDWTLTEYDANGPRLRPSPVTNPVFHRGSIYLLGEHGRLAVYDPCKHAEGFKILDKPMSFGFEQYHDSYLVESDQGELMAVLFGRRGTPVHVIVLNKERMEWEQVESLQGRTLFTGTLTSMVKKTKFKWMQNRVFLPMFYKWPETIHVNIISRDGELAFVPKSSSSNTKYSTMGDHSNGTCCEKCADVWSYKLGQQETRENWGAERVYYGVWVDLH, via the coding sequence atggatcaagaagaagaagaagaacgtACGCACGCGATCATGGAGGAACGGGACTGGTCGTCCCTCCCGCTCGACGTCCTCGCCGCGGTCCTGGAGCAGCTGCGGTGGTCGAGCCACCCGAGCTTCGCGCTGTCGTGCCGGCACTGGCGCTCCGCCGTGCCGCCCTTCTACCCGGCGTGGATCACCCCGCTCCTGCTCAGCACCGCCCGCGTCGGCGCCGCGAACCTCCGCTACTACAGCCCCTACTACCACTACACCttcgaggtggtggtggccagctgcgacgacgacgtcgcccGTGATGCCAAGATCTGTTGCGCCACCGGGCGGCACCTCGCGCTCGAGAAGCCGAGGCTAGCGCTCGATGTCCACCTCGTGACCGGCGCTGTTCGTCAGGCTCCGCATGCGGCGTACGCGGACCATTTCGACTTCGTCGTctacggcggcagcggcgcgcggaGGATGTTCGGGATCGATGCGGTTCTCCCGCTCGCGGTTGGCTACACCAGCcagatcggcgacggcgacgagggcgaGTGGGAGGACTGGACACTGACGGAGTATGACGCTAATGGGCCACGGCTAAGGCCATCGCCCGTCACCAACCCGGTTTTCCATCGCGGTTCGATATACCTTCTCGGCGAACATGGGAGGTTGGCCGTGTATGACCCATGCAAGCACGCGGAAGGATTTAAGATTCTCGATAAGCCCATGAGCTTCGGGTTCGAACAGTACCACGACAGTTACCTGGTTGAGTCTGATCAGGGCGAGCTTATGGCCGTCCTCTTTGGTCGACGTGGGACACCGGTACATGTCATCGTGCTTAACAAGGAGAGGATGGAGTGGGAGCAGGTGGAGAGTCTGCAGGGGCGAACGCTGTTCACGGGTACACTCACATCCATGGTGAAGAAGACCAAGTTCAAGTGGATGCAAAACAGGGTGTTCCTCCCGATGTTCTACAAATGGCCTGAGACCATCCATGTCAACATTATCTCTCGCGATGGCGAATTAGCCTTTGTACCAAAATCATCATCGTCCAACACAAAGTATTCCACTATGGGGGATCACAGCAATGGCACATGCTGCGAAAAATGTGCAGATGTGTGGTCGTACAAATTGGGACAGCAAGAAACTAGAGAAAACTGGGGAGCTGAGAGGGTGTACTATGGTGTATGGGTTGACCTTCATTAG